The Suncus etruscus isolate mSunEtr1 chromosome 14, mSunEtr1.pri.cur, whole genome shotgun sequence genome contains a region encoding:
- the LOC126027686 gene encoding FXYD domain-containing ion transport regulator 3-like: MQEVALSLLVLMAVLPALKANEIEDKNSPFYYDWHSLRVGGLICAGVLCAMGIIILLSGKCKCKFNQQHSHCPGEAPPLITPGSAHNC, translated from the exons ATGCAAGAGGTGGCACTGAGCCTGTTGGTGCTCATGGCAG TTCTGCCTGCCCTGAAGGCCAATGAAATTGAAG ATAAAAACAGTCCTTTCTACTATG ACTGGCACAGCCTTCGGGTCGGTGGTCTCATTTGTGCTGGGGTCCTGTGTGCCATGGGCATCATCATCCTCCTGA GTGGGAAATGCAAATGCAAATTCAACCAGCAGCACAG CCACTGTCCCGGGGAAGCCCCTCCGCTCATCACTCCAG GCTCTGCCCATAACTGCTGA